The region CTCGCCTAGCCTGGCAAAAGTTGGTTTACCGCACTGACGGTCCTTGAGCTATATAAGAACCTAACGACCACGACTTTTCGATTTCTGCTTACGGATTGCAATCCAAGTGAAGCTCCTCAAGCCAAAGACATAGGCCGTTAAGCCCACTCCAGCGCCCGCCACCAAGGAGCCCACCAAAAGGGCGATCGCCGCATCGCCGCCATACTTCAACAATTCCGTTGACTGCCAGTCCAACTCATTGAAGGGGACCCCCTCCCGTTGCAACAGCAAAAGCCCGAGGCGGTAGTTAAACCAGTAGATAGGTACGTAGGTAAAAGGATTGCTAATCCAAGTGGCCCCCGCCGCCACAATCTTATTACCCCTTAGAGGAATGGCCAACACCAAGGCGATTGCCGTTTGCAAACCAAAAAATGGAAACATCCCGGCAAAGGAACCCACGGCCAAACCCCGGGCCAGGGCATGGGGGGTACTCTGCAGTCGTAATAACTTGACGTATAGATAGCGGATTTGTCGTTGCCACAGGCGCCAGTGGCCGGCTTTACGGGGGGGAGTCAAGTTAACCAAGGTGCTTGAGGGGGAGGATAAGGAGTGGGGAAGATTATCAGTTATTTTAACCAAGATGTTGCGAAATTCCCCATCATCCAACCGGGTCGGGGCAGAGATTCAATCTTTAATTTCCCGACTAATCAACGCCGTAACGCCATTGACTAAGCTTTTCCCGCACCGATGGGTCTAATTTATGCACCCAACCCCGTTGCTTTTCCCCTAACGGTTTGCCCTTTGGCGATCGCCGTTGACTCTTTTTGCCGTAATGCTTGGCCTGTTGGCGAATTTGGGCCCGACTCTGATCCACTTCCTGGGCCAAAAGATGGGCCGACATCCATTCAGCACCGTAACCCACCACTGTTAACTGCTGGGCCCGGTCAGAAGTAGCAACAATCACCCGACCGGGATACTCATAGCTGTGACGACAATAATGGGCACAACGCTTTTCAATGAACGTGTCGGCGGTCTGGAGCCAGGCGGTGTAGTGGATGGAAAGGTGGGGGCTGAAATGCTCTTGGCTAGCAGGGCTTTGTTGGTACTGAGCATCGAAAACCACTTGGGTTTGATAGCCCTGGTGACTGCTGTAGCTGATCAGTTCATCAATCAGGGTTTGCCTGGCCATTTCCAGTCCAAAGCTTTCACGGGTTTGTTTGAGATGATTCCACTGGCCGATGATGTTGTAGCCATCCACCAGCAGGAGTGCGTTGTAATTGAGGGGCTTCATGGTGCAAGGAGAAGGTCATATATTAAAGGAAAAACAAAGTAATCAAAACATCAGCACCAGACCAGCCCGGCAGAGAATCCCCTGGCAATCACCGT is a window of Synechocystis sp. PCC 7338 DNA encoding:
- a CDS encoding NYN domain-containing protein, whose translation is MKPLNYNALLLVDGYNIIGQWNHLKQTRESFGLEMARQTLIDELISYSSHQGYQTQVVFDAQYQQSPASQEHFSPHLSIHYTAWLQTADTFIEKRCAHYCRHSYEYPGRVIVATSDRAQQLTVVGYGAEWMSAHLLAQEVDQSRAQIRQQAKHYGKKSQRRSPKGKPLGEKQRGWVHKLDPSVREKLSQWRYGVD
- a CDS encoding DUF2062 domain-containing protein; the encoded protein is MVNLTPPRKAGHWRLWQRQIRYLYVKLLRLQSTPHALARGLAVGSFAGMFPFFGLQTAIALVLAIPLRGNKIVAAGATWISNPFTYVPIYWFNYRLGLLLLQREGVPFNELDWQSTELLKYGGDAAIALLVGSLVAGAGVGLTAYVFGLRSFTWIAIRKQKSKSRGR